In the genome of bacterium, one region contains:
- a CDS encoding L-serine ammonia-lyase, iron-sulfur-dependent, subunit alpha: MQSIRELFRVGVGPSSSHTMAPRRAAELFKARVPGAARHRVTLYGSLAATGKGHLTDVAVRAALAPAEVEVVFRAGEQLPRHPNGLLFEAFDAAGSPLASWRAYSVGGGALEDDEGTAAAPPEVYDLTTMGEILDHCDQTGRTFWEYVEEREGPEIWDFLREVLRAMEAAVDRGLRAQGVLPGGLGLPRKAWTFHRKAEMSSPLHMRREGLLFAYALAVSEENAVGGVIVTAPTCGSCGVLPAVLRGVRESLADDDELAALRALATAGLVGDIVKKNASISGAEVGCQGEVGVACAMAAAAAAQLLAGTVRQIEYAAEMGLEHHLGLTCDPVAGLVQIPCIERNVFAAARAVTCAEYALLSDGSHRIPFDDVVAVMRDTGRDLPLAYRETAFGGLAAAYARRHAPRLAAAPRSAKP, encoded by the coding sequence ATGCAATCGATCCGCGAGCTCTTCCGCGTCGGCGTCGGCCCGTCGAGCAGCCACACCATGGCCCCGCGCCGCGCCGCCGAACTGTTCAAGGCGCGCGTCCCCGGCGCCGCCCGCCACCGCGTCACCCTCTACGGCAGCCTCGCCGCGACCGGCAAGGGACACTTGACCGACGTCGCGGTGCGCGCCGCCCTGGCCCCGGCCGAGGTCGAGGTCGTCTTCCGCGCCGGCGAACAGCTGCCGCGCCACCCTAACGGCCTGCTCTTCGAGGCGTTCGACGCCGCGGGATCGCCGCTCGCCTCGTGGCGCGCCTACAGCGTCGGCGGCGGGGCGCTCGAGGACGACGAGGGGACCGCCGCCGCGCCGCCCGAGGTCTACGACCTGACGACGATGGGGGAGATCCTCGACCACTGCGACCAGACCGGCCGGACGTTCTGGGAGTACGTCGAGGAGCGGGAAGGGCCGGAGATCTGGGACTTCCTGCGCGAGGTCCTGCGCGCGATGGAGGCGGCGGTGGACCGCGGCCTGCGCGCCCAAGGGGTCCTGCCCGGCGGCCTCGGCCTCCCGCGCAAGGCGTGGACGTTCCACCGCAAGGCGGAGATGTCCTCGCCCCTCCACATGCGCCGGGAAGGGCTGCTCTTCGCCTACGCGCTGGCCGTCTCGGAGGAGAACGCGGTCGGCGGCGTGATCGTCACCGCCCCGACCTGCGGCTCGTGCGGCGTGTTGCCGGCGGTGCTCCGCGGCGTGCGGGAGTCGCTGGCCGACGACGACGAATTGGCCGCGCTCCGCGCGTTGGCCACGGCGGGGCTGGTCGGCGACATCGTCAAGAAGAACGCCTCGATCTCCGGGGCCGAGGTCGGCTGCCAAGGGGAGGTCGGCGTGGCCTGCGCGATGGCCGCGGCGGCCGCGGCGCAGCTCCTGGCCGGCACGGTGCGGCAGATCGAGTACGCCGCGGAGATGGGGCTGGAGCACCATCTGGGCCTCACCTGCGACCCGGTGGCCGGCTTGGTCCAGATTCCGTGCATCGAGCGGAACGTCTTCGCCGCCGCCCGCGCGGTGACCTGCGCGGAATACGCGCTGCTTTCGGACGGTTCCCACCGTATCCCGTTCGACGACGTCGTGGCCGTGATGCGCGACACCGGCCGCGACCTGCCGCTGGCGTACCGCGAGACCGCGTTCGGGGGCCTCGCCGCGGCCTACGCCCGGCGCCACGCGCCGCGCCTCGCCGCGGCGCCGAGGAGCGCGAAGCCATGA